The Lycium barbarum isolate Lr01 chromosome 9, ASM1917538v2, whole genome shotgun sequence genome has a segment encoding these proteins:
- the LOC132609220 gene encoding alkaline ceramidase TOD1, protein MGIKATSSKPLFCYSKLFCVSISYLFTSLFLALYTSLISPTTCLFRYSPNDPIQTPLFVYNSTYGEHKHALPTFRSSCNSPVYFSDYWNALKEINEFNENSTFLGSRNLRYIQGNADSFGGNFSTKKRFSYFDHPVVDGIEVPCGFFKKFPISKSDRIAMENCKGLVIISAIFNDHDKIRQPNGLGKETPYSVCFYMFVDDVTLKGLQYHNLVSTTLEEKNSVGVWRIVKVAKENLYENSAMNGIIPKYLVHRLFPNSKYSIWVDAKMQLVVDPFLLIHSLVVMEDVDIAISRHPLYVHTMEEAMATARWKKWWDVDGLKKQMETYCENGLQPWTPEKPYPSDVPDSAIILRKHSVATNLFSCLLFNELEGFNPRDQLPFAYVRDLMNPKLKMNMFDVEVFEQVAVEYRHNLKNDGVSSTKVMPKKTEKASSKFLVNGTGSKCDNHLLKMWGESQD, encoded by the exons ATGGGGATCAAGGCTACATCGTCCAAACCACTCTTCTGTTACTCAAAACTTTTCTGTGTCTCTATAAGCTATCTCTTCACCTCTCTATTTTTAGCTCTTTACACTTCTCTAATTTCACCAACCACTTGCCTTTTCAGATATTCACCTAATGATCCAATTCAAACACCTCTTTTTGTTTACAATTCTACTTATGGAGAACACAAACATGCCCTTCCTACTTTTCGTTCTTCTTGTAATTCCCCTGTTTATTTCTCag ATTATTGGAATGCTTTGAAGGAAATCAATGAATTTAATGAGAATTCGACGTTTCTTGGTTCGCGAAATTTGAGGTATATTCAGGGGAATGCTGATAGTTTTGGTGGAAATTTCAGTACAAAGAAGAGGTTTTCTTATTTTGATCATCCTGTTGTTGATGGAATTGAAGTTCCTTGTGGATTCTTCAAAAAATTCCCTATCAGTAAATCTG ATAGGATAGCCATGGAAAATTGCAAGGGATTAGTGATTATTTCAGCAATATTCAATGACCATGACAAGATCAGGCAACCAAACGGACTTGGTAAAGAGACACCCTACTCAGTATGCTTTTACATGTTTGTAGATGATGTGACACTCAAGGGACTTCAATATCACAACTTAGTTTCAACAACATTAGAAGAGAAGAATTCAGTGGGAGTATGGAGAATCGTGAAGGTTGCAAAAGAAAATTTGTATGAGAATTCAGCAATGAATGGAATAATTCCCAAATATTTGGTTCATAGGCTTTTCCCAAACTCAAAATATAGCATTTGGGTAGATGCCAAAATGCAGCTAGTTGTTGATCCATTTTTGTTGATTCACTcacttgttgttatggaagacgTTGATATCGCTATTTCAAGACATCCTTTATATGTTCATACAATGGAAGAAGCAATGGCAACTGCTAGATGGAAGAAATGGTGGGATGTTGATGGATTGAAAAAACAAATGGAAACATATTGTGAGAATGGCTTGCAACCTTGGACTCCAGAAAAGCCTTACCCTTCAG ATGTACCAGATAGTGCAATAATCTTGAGGAAACATAGTGTGGCAACCAATCTATTCTCCTGTCTATTATTTAATGAACTTGAAGGATTTAATCCAAGGGACCAATTGCCCTTTGCATATGTGAGGGACCTGATGAACCCAAAACTGAAGATGAACATGTTCGATGTTGAAGTATTTGAACAGGTGGCAGTCGAGTACAGACACAACCTTAAAAATGATGGGGTCAGTAGTACAAAAGTGATGCCCAAAAAGACAGAGAAAGCCAGCTCTAAATTCCTTGTGAATGGGACTGGTAGTAAGTGTGATAACCACCTTTTAAAAATGTGGGGTGAATCCCAAGATTGA
- the LOC132612097 gene encoding uncharacterized protein LOC132612097 yields MPEGETIEESREIPPIWTSLFASNRSSKNGMKLTYIPPEIVEGKPVAQLEQEEMDSEIRKWSSALIVYVIGETPGYNYMLRYVTQNWNKVAEPEVFLHEEGYYVVKFQTLADMYEILYSGPYTINNKPMVLKPWTVDFDLSKEFPTEIPLWITMPNLPMSCWSYQSLSRITSTIGKPLFADECTSRQKRISYARVLVEVNFTRLLPDVLE; encoded by the coding sequence ATGCCTGAGGGGGAAACTATCGAGGAGTCGAGAGAAATCCCTCCAATCTGGACCTCCCTATTTGCTAGTAATCGAAGTTCTAAAAATGGGATGAAGTTAACTTACATACCACCGGAAATAGTTGAAGGAAAACCTGTGGCTCAACTTGAACAGGAGGAAATGGATAGTGAAATTCGAAAATGGTCGAGTGCTCTGATTGTATATGTAATTGGGGAAACGCCTGGGTACAATTACATGCTAAGATATGTTACACAAAACTGGAATAAGGTGGCTGAACCTGAAGTGTTTCTACATGAAGAAGGCTATTATGTAGTTAAATTTCAAACACTAGCAGATATGTATGAAATCCTTTACTCTGGCCCTTACACGATTAATAACAAACCCATGGTGCTCAAGCCTTGGACTGTTGATTTTGATCTAAGCAAAGAATTCCCTACTGAGATTCCCCTATGGATCACAATGCCTAACTTACCAATGAGTTGTTGGAGCTATCAATCACTGAGTCGAATTACTAGTACCATTGGCAAGCCGTTATTTGCTGATGAATGCACCTCTAGGCAAAAGAGAATCTCCTATGCACGAGTTCTTGTTGAAGTCAATTTCACCAGACTGTTGCCTGATGTGCTGGAGTGA